In Gemmobacter sp. 24YEA27, a genomic segment contains:
- a CDS encoding FAD/NAD(P)-binding protein: MNSQATTAVLVIGDGLSGALVAAALLRQGAAVILIGENGRPGQGTAYAAGADIHQANGPASALSADPADPDHFSRWLEHRYAGGPIPGAGRRHGRRMSLCRAGSTGVMPLRSWRRLR, encoded by the coding sequence ATGAATAGCCAGGCGACAACGGCGGTACTCGTGATCGGCGATGGGCTCTCCGGGGCGCTCGTGGCGGCGGCTTTGCTGCGCCAGGGCGCCGCCGTGATCCTGATCGGCGAGAATGGCCGGCCGGGGCAGGGCACTGCCTATGCCGCGGGTGCGGATATCCATCAGGCCAACGGTCCGGCCTCGGCGCTGAGCGCTGACCCTGCTGACCCGGATCATTTCAGCCGCTGGCTGGAGCACCGCTATGCCGGTGGTCCGATCCCCGGGGCGGGCCGCAGGCACGGGCGGCGGATGTCTTTGTGCCGCGCTGGCTCTACGGGCGTTATGCCGCTTCGATCCTGGAGGCGGCTGCGCTGA
- a CDS encoding FAD/NAD(P)-binding protein translates to MPRWLYGRYAASILEAAALNGGLTCITGEVTDLSPKAGGFSARLADGREFPGSHAVLATGLHFSRPDAGQAAGKAIAPWDIARMRALPPGAEVAIIGSGLSMVDAVASLAEAGHHGHITVFSRHGRRPEPRRLAPEWPDYLADLPDRITIRALFALVVRECRLAQASGGDWQSPLDLVRAHIGRWWRASDPGEKRRFQRHVRSLWEVHHHRAPPIGYAHVSAAAREGRLHQVASTVQGIREGRGVTIRHRLRGGHAVTASRFDAVILSAGVEYDWRRIGRPLVQNLLERGLVRPGPLSLGIDAAPDGRITDRDGRRSHRLFALGPPLRGLWWESTAIPDIARQAVEIAEIIGSERDAVSDQTKEKVNEPD, encoded by the coding sequence GTGCCGCGCTGGCTCTACGGGCGTTATGCCGCTTCGATCCTGGAGGCGGCTGCGCTGAATGGGGGCCTGACCTGCATCACGGGTGAGGTCACCGACCTCTCGCCGAAGGCGGGCGGGTTCAGTGCCAGGCTGGCGGATGGGCGCGAATTTCCAGGCAGCCATGCCGTGCTGGCAACGGGGCTGCATTTTTCGCGCCCCGATGCAGGCCAGGCTGCGGGTAAAGCCATTGCCCCCTGGGACATCGCGCGGATGCGCGCGCTGCCGCCGGGGGCGGAAGTGGCGATCATCGGTTCGGGGCTGAGTATGGTCGATGCGGTGGCTTCGCTGGCAGAGGCGGGCCATCACGGCCATATCACGGTGTTTTCGCGCCACGGCCGCCGGCCAGAGCCGCGTCGGCTGGCGCCGGAATGGCCGGATTACCTCGCCGACCTGCCTGACCGCATCACCATCCGCGCGCTTTTCGCGCTGGTGGTCCGGGAATGCCGGCTCGCGCAGGCCTCGGGCGGCGACTGGCAATCGCCGCTGGATCTGGTGCGGGCCCATATCGGGCGCTGGTGGCGGGCTTCTGACCCAGGTGAAAAACGGCGCTTTCAGCGCCATGTCCGCAGCCTGTGGGAGGTCCACCATCACCGCGCCCCGCCCATCGGTTATGCCCATGTCAGTGCGGCCGCGCGTGAGGGGCGGCTGCATCAGGTCGCCTCGACCGTGCAGGGGATCAGGGAGGGCCGGGGCGTGACGATCCGCCACCGTTTGCGCGGCGGTCATGCGGTAACGGCTTCGCGCTTCGATGCGGTGATCCTCTCTGCCGGGGTGGAATATGACTGGCGGCGGATCGGCCGCCCGTTGGTTCAGAACCTGCTTGAACGCGGGCTGGTGCGACCCGGCCCGCTGTCGCTGGGGATCGACGCGGCGCCTGATGGACGGATCACCGACCGGGATGGGCGGCGCTCGCATCGGCTCTTTGCCCTTGGCCCCCCTTTGCGCGGGCTTTGGTGGGAGAGCACCGCCATCCCCGATATCGCGCGGCAAGCCGTGGAAATTGCAGAAATTATAGGGTCGGAACGGGATGCCGTCTCTGACCAGACGAAGGAGAAAGTGAATGAGCCAGATTGA